A section of the Paenibacillus odorifer genome encodes:
- a CDS encoding methyl-accepting chemotaxis protein, with the protein MSWMHKLPLKQRIVAGCYLVAALFAIPVLVTLMILGQFLVGIILVVVLAGLTLPVARFVERTLTSSFDDIANVSHSISKGDFTSRADENGSMGDVSRSFNTMIDKLKKILTDASQITRQVMDASRGIEDKNQNLKIVMAQVASSSTELALGANEISTDIADMTESIKDIETKVSNYTNSTKEMNRRSIHTLELVEQGRQSVDTQAEGMRKNIEATQKVADTIEALSQNARGITMITKTITEIAEQTNLLSLNASIEAARAGEHGRGFAVVAQEVRKLAEESTASTKEVFGLVRSIESDIKQAIDNIAINEEVVQVQNEMITQSAHIFAQIVQSVQYITEQISSFSAESDLMLESALKISSAIENISAITEETAAGTEEVSAAMNEQINALQSVAEETEKMTQAVFNLQKTIHIFKF; encoded by the coding sequence ATGAGCTGGATGCACAAACTTCCGTTAAAACAAAGAATTGTTGCCGGATGTTACCTCGTTGCCGCACTGTTTGCTATTCCTGTCTTAGTTACGTTAATGATTCTAGGTCAATTTCTCGTAGGAATTATACTAGTAGTTGTTCTTGCAGGTCTGACTTTACCTGTTGCTCGCTTCGTGGAGAGAACGCTTACATCATCTTTTGATGATATTGCTAATGTATCTCACAGTATTTCGAAGGGGGATTTCACTAGCAGAGCGGACGAAAATGGTTCAATGGGTGACGTAAGCCGCTCCTTTAACACAATGATTGATAAGCTCAAGAAGATTCTGACCGATGCATCGCAGATCACCCGTCAAGTAATGGATGCAAGCCGCGGAATCGAAGATAAGAACCAGAACCTGAAAATTGTTATGGCACAAGTAGCCTCTTCTTCTACCGAGCTCGCTCTTGGTGCAAATGAAATATCTACGGATATCGCTGATATGACAGAATCCATTAAAGACATTGAGACCAAAGTATCCAATTATACGAACTCCACCAAAGAAATGAACAGACGTTCAATACATACCTTAGAACTTGTTGAGCAAGGGCGCCAATCCGTAGATACACAGGCTGAAGGCATGCGTAAAAACATAGAGGCTACACAAAAAGTGGCTGATACTATTGAAGCTCTCTCACAAAATGCCCGCGGGATTACGATGATCACCAAGACCATCACAGAGATCGCTGAGCAGACCAACCTGCTGTCACTCAATGCCTCCATCGAAGCTGCTCGTGCCGGAGAGCATGGTCGGGGTTTTGCCGTTGTCGCTCAAGAGGTTCGCAAGCTTGCTGAGGAATCTACGGCTTCCACAAAAGAAGTATTCGGTTTGGTCCGCAGCATTGAGTCAGATATTAAACAAGCCATCGATAATATCGCCATCAATGAAGAGGTTGTGCAGGTTCAGAATGAAATGATCACTCAATCTGCCCATATTTTCGCACAAATTGTACAAAGCGTGCAGTACATTACCGAGCAAATCTCTTCATTCTCTGCGGAGAGTGATCTTATGCTAGAAAGTGCCTTGAAAATTTCCAGTGCAATTGAGAATATCTCAGCAATCACCGAAGAAACCGCTGCAGGCACTGAAGAGGTATCGGCGGCTATGAATGAACAGATTAATGCCCTGCAGTCTGTTGCAGAAGAAACGGAAAAAATGACCCAGGCCGTATTTAATCTGCAAAAAACCATTCATATCTTTAAATTCTAG
- a CDS encoding thiamine pyrophosphate-binding protein has protein sequence MFLLKTVADYMAEALRNLGVTHSFGIIGKSICPIVLKMVDYGIEFIPGRHEASSGFEAAGYALKTGNLGVAFGTSGPGGTNLLTAAAHAKANNLPVLFITGHQSITELGIPQCQDSTSFLADLADMFRPATLFSKLVERGDHFGTIFNHAISVALAKRGPVHLCIPFDVQTEVLEECNIVIPERESLISQANIDRVIDAIQAAKNPLIIAGKGINRSGAHKELVQLAETFNIPVVTSPGGKGAIVWDHPLYHGPIGVGGSTHGDDLLNKSDLFIVLGSRLSDMTICNLKRENHPATLIQFDIDPSFVGKILLSKTIPVTGDLRDNLVHCLNHIDPSTITKREALADADYSEELPTLKNLSLASVMSTLSDLIPYNNSIFVDDGSHGFHAAKWYKVKKPGSFVFDAYFACMGNSIGMAIGAKVAAPEETVLCITGDGCFMMLGTEINTAVCKDIPVIFIVVNNKQLDMALKGMEKTTGRIDGTLYEVPMDAVKFAESLGAKGYKCETADEFTAAIKDAVALNHVAVIELLTDRDEVPPTAHRTLNLN, from the coding sequence GTGTTTCTTTTGAAGACAGTCGCAGATTACATGGCGGAAGCACTACGTAACCTAGGAGTCACCCATTCTTTTGGGATCATTGGCAAATCGATTTGTCCAATAGTTCTAAAGATGGTCGATTACGGTATTGAATTTATTCCCGGCAGACATGAAGCAAGCTCCGGATTCGAAGCAGCAGGGTATGCGCTGAAAACGGGTAACCTAGGCGTAGCATTTGGTACTTCTGGTCCTGGTGGAACTAACCTGCTCACAGCAGCAGCTCATGCGAAAGCTAACAACCTACCTGTCCTGTTTATTACTGGCCACCAATCCATTACAGAGCTTGGAATTCCTCAATGTCAGGACTCCACCTCTTTTCTGGCTGATTTAGCTGATATGTTCAGACCTGCCACCTTGTTCAGTAAATTGGTTGAACGTGGGGATCACTTTGGTACTATTTTTAATCATGCGATTTCTGTGGCCCTGGCCAAACGGGGTCCTGTTCATCTTTGTATTCCTTTTGATGTACAAACTGAAGTATTGGAAGAATGCAATATTGTAATCCCAGAAAGAGAGTCTCTAATTAGTCAAGCTAATATCGATAGAGTCATCGATGCTATTCAAGCTGCTAAGAATCCTTTGATTATTGCGGGTAAAGGAATTAACCGCTCCGGAGCACATAAAGAGCTTGTTCAACTCGCAGAAACTTTTAATATTCCTGTAGTAACATCTCCTGGTGGAAAAGGGGCTATAGTCTGGGATCACCCGCTCTATCATGGTCCTATTGGCGTTGGCGGTTCGACCCACGGGGATGATTTATTGAATAAAAGCGATCTGTTTATAGTGCTTGGATCACGTTTAAGTGATATGACCATCTGTAATCTTAAACGGGAGAATCATCCAGCAACTTTAATTCAATTTGATATTGATCCAAGCTTTGTCGGAAAAATCCTATTGTCCAAAACGATACCGGTCACTGGGGACCTGCGCGATAATTTGGTGCACTGCCTAAATCATATTGACCCAAGCACAATCACCAAACGCGAGGCTTTGGCCGATGCTGATTATTCAGAAGAGCTTCCAACCCTCAAGAATCTTTCACTGGCTTCAGTAATGAGCACTTTAAGTGATTTGATCCCTTATAATAATTCAATTTTCGTTGATGATGGAAGCCATGGATTCCACGCTGCAAAATGGTACAAGGTTAAGAAACCGGGCAGCTTTGTTTTTGATGCTTATTTTGCTTGCATGGGTAATTCGATCGGCATGGCTATTGGTGCAAAAGTTGCAGCTCCTGAAGAAACTGTCCTCTGCATTACAGGTGATGGTTGTTTCATGATGCTCGGCACTGAGATTAACACCGCTGTCTGCAAAGATATCCCTGTCATCTTTATCGTGGTCAATAATAAGCAACTAGATATGGCTCTTAAGGGTATGGAGAAAACCACAGGTCGTATCGATGGAACTCTATATGAAGTACCAATGGACGCCGTGAAATTCGCTGAATCTCTAGGTGCTAAAGGCTACAAATGTGAGACTGCGGATGAATTCACAGCTGCAATTAAAGATGCGGTAGCTCTAAACCATGTTGCCGTTATTGAACTACTAACAGACCGTGATGAAGTCCCTCCGACTGCACACCGTACTTTGAACCTAAACTAG
- a CDS encoding carboxymuconolactone decarboxylase family protein, translating into MKENINSGLNHFTNLSGDYGAKALAPIKDHFPDLAEFIMGNAYGDIFQRNTIAPDWKEIAVISSLISMGQFEQLGVHYVMALRVGVTVEQLKGILLHLVPVIGAPRIITAFNILLATIEEIQ; encoded by the coding sequence ATGAAGGAAAATATCAACAGTGGTCTCAACCACTTCACGAATCTATCAGGAGACTATGGCGCAAAAGCACTAGCTCCAATTAAAGACCACTTCCCTGACTTGGCTGAATTTATTATGGGGAATGCCTATGGCGATATTTTTCAACGTAATACTATAGCCCCTGACTGGAAGGAAATCGCAGTCATTTCATCTTTAATTTCAATGGGTCAATTCGAACAGCTGGGTGTTCATTATGTTATGGCCCTTCGTGTTGGAGTCACCGTAGAACAGCTTAAAGGCATTCTATTACACTTAGTACCCGTTATAGGGGCACCTAGAATCATCACAGCTTTTAATATCCTGCTTGCAACCATAGAAGAAATCCAATAA
- a CDS encoding ketoacyl-ACP synthase III produces MTGIRIKGIDIYHPSNIVGNDFFIKHFDERGIDIRGLLSALGRNARYSIKDAEENSLTMAFEAARNVLEKSGLTGADIDLIAYASQTPEYIFPTNSLMIHRLIKGASHTICIDSNANCAGMTASVEQVSRQMQANPRIKRALVIGSDYVTPHADKNDPVYYANFGDAAAAVILEQAEDVVGFIDSIYQTDPCVCDKSKFPCAGLAKLGKQGVAAGEFNVKFIPFDDSICIDAASESIRTLLSNNNIAPEAIKAACFSQFSLPNILEMCEKVGIDRNVAVYIGDEFGYTSTSSPFIALHKAVTTGKIERGDKVLFWTVGAGWQNVAFVIEY; encoded by the coding sequence ATGACCGGAATTCGTATTAAAGGCATTGATATCTATCATCCCAGCAATATAGTTGGTAACGACTTTTTCATTAAGCATTTTGACGAAAGAGGCATTGATATTAGAGGTCTATTATCCGCATTAGGTCGTAATGCACGGTATAGTATTAAGGATGCGGAGGAGAATTCCCTTACGATGGCTTTTGAGGCTGCCCGGAATGTTCTGGAGAAAAGTGGTCTCACAGGTGCCGATATCGACCTTATTGCCTATGCAAGTCAAACTCCTGAGTATATCTTTCCTACCAACTCATTAATGATTCACCGTTTGATCAAAGGCGCATCCCATACGATCTGCATTGACAGCAATGCTAATTGTGCGGGTATGACGGCTTCAGTGGAACAGGTTAGCCGTCAGATGCAAGCGAATCCTAGGATTAAACGAGCGTTGGTAATCGGCTCCGATTATGTTACCCCTCATGCCGATAAGAATGATCCAGTCTACTACGCTAACTTCGGTGATGCAGCGGCGGCAGTCATTCTTGAACAAGCTGAGGATGTAGTCGGTTTCATTGACTCTATCTACCAAACGGATCCTTGTGTTTGCGATAAATCCAAGTTCCCGTGCGCAGGCCTGGCTAAACTGGGTAAACAAGGTGTAGCGGCTGGAGAGTTTAATGTGAAGTTTATTCCTTTTGATGATTCCATTTGCATAGATGCTGCTTCTGAGTCTATTCGTACTCTACTATCTAACAACAATATCGCGCCTGAAGCCATTAAAGCAGCCTGCTTCTCACAGTTTTCATTGCCTAATATCTTAGAGATGTGTGAGAAAGTCGGTATTGATCGCAATGTAGCGGTATACATAGGGGATGAATTCGGATATACCTCTACCAGCAGCCCATTTATTGCTCTACATAAAGCTGTAACTACTGGAAAGATCGAACGTGGTGATAAAGTCCTGTTCTGGACAGTGGGCGCCGGTTGGCAAAATGTAGCATTTGTTATTGAATATTAG
- a CDS encoding DNA-binding protein, which translates to MSMINGTESDLPGGLSKPALRALHGAGYVQLQQFSKLTEAELLQLHGLGPKAIVLLRSALAEKGLTFASKS; encoded by the coding sequence ATGTCTATGATTAACGGAACCGAATCTGATCTGCCGGGCGGACTATCTAAGCCGGCGCTTCGAGCCCTGCATGGGGCTGGATATGTTCAGCTTCAACAATTCAGCAAGCTTACGGAGGCAGAGCTTCTGCAGCTACATGGATTGGGGCCAAAGGCGATCGTTCTACTGCGGAGTGCTCTTGCGGAAAAGGGGCTCACCTTTGCAAGTAAGTCCTGA
- the glpK gene encoding glycerol kinase GlpK, translating into MILSLDQGTTSSRAILFDTEAKWVSQGQYDVKQSFPHPGWVEHDPEQIWESQLAAARDAIARGGIAVEEISAIGITNQRETALIWDKTTGKPIYPAIVWQDRRTAEQCEELKSKGLEQVIASKTGLVVDAYFSATKISWILDHVDGARERANRGELLAGTIDSWLIWRLTCGAVHATDVTNASRTMLFNLHERCWDEELMQELRIPRTILPEVRMSGGEFGIADKQWFGADIPIRSVLGDQQAALFGHTCLEPGSAKNTYGTGCFILMNTGTEAVASSHGLLTTVAWGMGDELYYALEGSVFVAGAAVQWLQEGLGLIEEPSGSEDKAREVEDSEGVIVVPAFTGLGAPYWDMYARGAIFGLTRGTTSGHLVRATLESLAFQSRDVIGAMEKDAGMPLTGLRVDGGAVRNDLLMQFQSDILGSEVTRTTYAETTALGAALLAGLTSGVWTRAQLESFNKAEWVFSPEMGITEREGRYNAWKDAVARTMGWEKHEGYQ; encoded by the coding sequence ATGATTTTATCTTTAGACCAAGGTACTACCAGCTCACGAGCCATATTGTTCGATACGGAGGCTAAATGGGTCTCACAAGGTCAATATGATGTTAAGCAATCCTTCCCCCATCCAGGCTGGGTAGAGCATGACCCTGAGCAAATCTGGGAGTCACAGCTCGCAGCGGCAAGAGACGCGATTGCGCGGGGTGGCATAGCGGTTGAGGAGATCTCTGCCATCGGAATAACCAATCAGAGAGAAACGGCTTTAATCTGGGATAAAACAACGGGCAAACCGATATACCCTGCGATCGTGTGGCAGGACAGGCGTACTGCAGAGCAATGTGAAGAACTTAAAAGTAAAGGGCTGGAGCAAGTTATTGCGAGCAAGACGGGCCTTGTTGTAGATGCTTATTTCTCAGCTACCAAAATCTCCTGGATACTGGATCACGTGGATGGTGCCCGAGAGCGGGCGAATCGAGGGGAGCTTCTGGCAGGTACGATCGACAGCTGGCTAATTTGGAGACTTACTTGCGGAGCTGTACATGCGACTGATGTTACCAATGCCTCACGTACGATGCTGTTCAATCTTCATGAACGGTGCTGGGATGAAGAGCTAATGCAAGAGCTTCGTATTCCGCGTACCATTCTGCCAGAAGTAAGAATGTCTGGCGGCGAATTTGGAATAGCAGACAAACAGTGGTTTGGGGCGGATATTCCAATTCGCTCTGTACTTGGAGATCAACAGGCTGCATTGTTTGGACATACTTGTCTAGAACCCGGCAGTGCCAAAAACACCTATGGTACAGGCTGCTTTATTCTAATGAACACAGGCACAGAAGCTGTAGCCTCCAGTCATGGCTTGTTGACCACTGTAGCTTGGGGTATGGGAGATGAACTCTATTATGCTCTCGAGGGCAGTGTGTTCGTGGCCGGAGCGGCCGTTCAGTGGCTGCAGGAGGGGCTTGGTCTTATAGAGGAGCCATCAGGCTCAGAAGATAAAGCACGGGAAGTAGAGGACAGTGAAGGGGTTATCGTTGTGCCTGCGTTTACCGGACTGGGGGCACCCTATTGGGATATGTATGCCCGTGGAGCCATATTTGGCCTTACTAGAGGCACTACCTCAGGACATCTGGTACGAGCTACATTGGAGTCCTTAGCCTTTCAATCTAGAGATGTAATAGGAGCTATGGAAAAAGACGCAGGCATGCCATTGACCGGCCTTCGTGTGGATGGCGGAGCTGTGCGTAACGATTTGCTGATGCAATTCCAGTCTGATATCCTGGGCAGTGAGGTTACTAGAACCACATATGCGGAGACAACAGCGCTAGGTGCAGCGCTTCTGGCCGGATTAACGTCCGGAGTCTGGACACGTGCCCAGCTAGAGAGCTTCAACAAGGCTGAGTGGGTCTTCTCGCCTGAGATGGGTATAACTGAGCGGGAAGGTCGTTACAACGCCTGGAAGGACGCTGTAGCGCGTACCATGGGTTGGGAGAAGCATGAAGGATATCAGTGA